DNA sequence from the Geobacter sp. AOG2 genome:
CCCCGACGACCCGCATCAACTCCCGCAGATGCTTCTGGCCGCGGGTGGTGACGGCATCCGGAAACAGCGCCCGGCCCCCTTCCACCAGGGTGACGTTCTTGACCTCCACAAAGCAGCGTCCCTTTGCCCCTTCCAGGAGCAGGTCGATACGGCTGTGCTCGCCGTAGGGCACCTCGGGACGGATCGCCCCGTATCCCTGCAACTCCGCCACCGTGCCGTCCTCGATCGCCTCCCGCGTCAGGCGGTTGGGCAGGGCGGTGTTGATGCCGGCCCAGAAGCCGTCGGCTTCCACCAGTTCCCAGGTAAAGGGATATTTGCGTCCCTCGTTGGCGCTGCGGGACAGGTACACCCGGCTGCCGGGAAGCGCACACCCCTTCATGCTGCCGGAATTGGGGCAGTGGGCGGTGATGACGGTGCCATCCTCCAGTTCCACATCCGCCAGGAAGCGCTTGTAGCGCCTGATCAGACGGCCTTCGACCAGCGGCGGCAATCTCAAGGCCCCGTGCCCCGTGCGCTAGGCTTCAAGTTCCAGCTCTTCGGCCTCTTCGAGAGCGGCTTCCAGCTCAAAGAGCTGCCGCAAGCCGTCCACGTACAGATCGACCCGCCCCCCTTGGCCGGCCTTCTTCAGCACCGTGGTGGGGGTATGGAGCAGTTTGTTCATCATGGCCATGGTCAGGGCTTCCAGGCGCTTTTCGGCGTCGGGCGGCAGGTCCTTCCAGTTGGCCAGGGTCTTTTCCAGTTCCGCCTTGCGGATCTCGTCGAAGTGATGGCGCAGGGCAACGATGGTGGGGGTTACCTCCAGGGACGAAAGCCACTTGAAGAACTGGCCGATCTCCTGGTCGATGATCTCTTCGGCTTTCTCGGCCTCCAGGTTGCGCTGGGCCAGATTGGCCTGGACGATCTCCTGCAGGTTGTCCACCGTAAAGAGGTAGGCGTTCTCCAGGTCGTCCACCTTGGGGTCGATGTCCCGGGGCACGGCGATATCGATGAAGAACATCGGCTTGAACCTGCGTCGCCTGATCACGTCCTCCACGTCCTTGGGGCCGATGATGACATGGGGCGCGCCGGTGGAGGAGAGGACGATGTCGGCCCGGTGGAGATGCTGGAACAACTCCTCGAAGGGCACCGCCTCGCCGCCGAACTCTTCGGCCAGCCGCTCGGCCCGTTCGAAGGTGCGGTTGGTCACCATCACGCCGCGGGCTCCGCTGTTCAGGAAATGCTTGGCGGCCAGCTCGCACATCTCGCCGGCGCCGATCAGCATCACGGTCTTGTCGGACAGGTTGCCCAGGATCTTCTTGGCCAGCTCCACCGCGGCAAAGGCCACGGAAACGGCCGAAGAAGCGATCTTGGTCTCGGTGCGCACCCGCTTGGCGACGGAAAAGGCCTTGTGGAGAAAACGGTTCAGGATGATGCCGGAGGATTTGTACTCGGCGGCGTACCCGTAGGAGGTCTTGATCTGGCCCAGGATCTGGGGTTCCCCCACGACCATGGAGTCCAGGCTTGACGCAACCCGGAAGACATGCCGGATGGCGGCTTCTGAGTGGTAGCTGTAGAGATGGGATTCGAGGGCTTCAAGCGGGATGTGATGGTAATCGGCCATGAAGCGCTTGATCCGGGCGATGCCGCCCGCGATGTCGCGGGTCGTGGCGTAGATCTCGACCCGGTTGCAGGTGGAGACGATCACCCCTTCGACGATTTCGTCGAGGGAGACCAGCTCACGGAGCGGTTTCTCGATCAGGTTGGGCGAAAAGGCCACCTTTTCCCGTATCTCAACGGTTGCGGTCTTATGGGAGAGGCCAACGACGATAATATTCATTCAGCACGCATTCCTTACAGCATGTGATATCTGCGGAAACGATGAGCCTGAGCCACGATATCCTATTTGTTATAACTGTGGAGGCCGGGCAGCCACATGTTCACCCCGATAAAGGTAAACAGCATGATCAGAAACCCGGCGATGGAGAGCAGCGCGGCGCGCTTCCCGCGCCAACCGGTGGTCATGCGGCCGTGCAGAAGAGCGGCGTAGATGAACCAGGTGATCAGCGACCACGTCTCCTTGGGGTCCCAGCTCCAGTATGTGCCCCAGGCCTTTTCGGCCCAGATGGCGCCCGAGATGATGGCAACCGTCAGGAGCGGAAAACCGATGGTCAGGCTGCGATAGTTGATATCGTCCAGGGTGTCGAGGGAAGGGAGCTTCTGGAACAGGGCCCCGAATTTCTTTTTCTTGAGAAAATGCTGCTGGATCAGATAGATCACGGCAGCGCCGAAAGCGATGGTGAAGGTCGCATAACTGACGAAGGCCATGGTGGTGTGCACCCACAGCCAGCCGCTCTTGAGGGCCGGGTTCAGCTCATGGATGGCCGACGGGAAGGTGCTGGAGGCGATGATCATGAGCAGCGCCAGGGGGATGACGAACGAGCCCAGGACGGCGATCTTGTACTTGCGCACGAAGAGCAGGAAGGCCCCCACAATGACCAGGCTGAAGAAGGAGAGGGATTCGTGCATGTTGGTGATCGGCAGGTAG
Encoded proteins:
- the ccsB gene encoding c-type cytochrome biogenesis protein CcsB; translated protein: MSQIFFYCTLVLYGCATALYLGYLLHTTKGMATWASRLVFAGFVTHSLSTIHRFNAAGYLPITNMHESLSFFSLVIVGAFLLFVRKYKIAVLGSFVIPLALLMIIASSTFPSAIHELNPALKSGWLWVHTTMAFVSYATFTIAFGAAVIYLIQQHFLKKKKFGALFQKLPSLDTLDDINYRSLTIGFPLLTVAIISGAIWAEKAWGTYWSWDPKETWSLITWFIYAALLHGRMTTGWRGKRAALLSIAGFLIMLFTFIGVNMWLPGLHSYNK
- the hemA gene encoding glutamyl-tRNA reductase — its product is MNIIVVGLSHKTATVEIREKVAFSPNLIEKPLRELVSLDEIVEGVIVSTCNRVEIYATTRDIAGGIARIKRFMADYHHIPLEALESHLYSYHSEAAIRHVFRVASSLDSMVVGEPQILGQIKTSYGYAAEYKSSGIILNRFLHKAFSVAKRVRTETKIASSAVSVAFAAVELAKKILGNLSDKTVMLIGAGEMCELAAKHFLNSGARGVMVTNRTFERAERLAEEFGGEAVPFEELFQHLHRADIVLSSTGAPHVIIGPKDVEDVIRRRRFKPMFFIDIAVPRDIDPKVDDLENAYLFTVDNLQEIVQANLAQRNLEAEKAEEIIDQEIGQFFKWLSSLEVTPTIVALRHHFDEIRKAELEKTLANWKDLPPDAEKRLEALTMAMMNKLLHTPTTVLKKAGQGGRVDLYVDGLRQLFELEAALEEAEELELEA
- the sfsA gene encoding DNA/RNA nuclease SfsA, giving the protein MRLPPLVEGRLIRRYKRFLADVELEDGTVITAHCPNSGSMKGCALPGSRVYLSRSANEGRKYPFTWELVEADGFWAGINTALPNRLTREAIEDGTVAELQGYGAIRPEVPYGEHSRIDLLLEGAKGRCFVEVKNVTLVEGGRALFPDAVTTRGQKHLRELMRVVGEGDRGVIFFTVQRGDGHSVSPADAIDPEYGRLLRLALDNGVEALAYRALVMPEEIRLTERLPVVV